Proteins from a genomic interval of Streptomyces sp. NBC_01445:
- a CDS encoding DinB family protein codes for MSDIVVQKILRPERAVAGPWLEVIASNLDHHRATFLWKCEGLSDAQLRLRPVRSSALTLLGLMRHLQGVERAWFQRTLAGTTPRFFPYRTYVTADGGEWYDESDATTARDVYEDYLKACEESRQVFAKVTADIARIVPNPEFGDTDVRFVLEHVIEEYARHVGHADLLREAIDGVTGE; via the coding sequence GTGAGCGACATTGTGGTCCAGAAGATCCTCCGGCCCGAGCGCGCAGTAGCGGGCCCGTGGCTGGAGGTGATCGCCTCGAATCTCGATCACCACCGAGCGACCTTCTTGTGGAAATGCGAGGGCCTCTCGGATGCACAACTGCGGCTACGTCCTGTGCGGTCGTCGGCGTTGACCCTGCTAGGGCTCATGCGCCATCTGCAAGGGGTTGAGCGTGCCTGGTTCCAGCGGACGTTGGCCGGCACGACCCCTCGCTTCTTTCCCTATCGGACCTACGTCACCGCTGACGGTGGCGAGTGGTACGACGAGTCGGACGCTACGACGGCCAGGGACGTCTACGAGGACTACCTGAAGGCGTGCGAGGAGTCGCGGCAGGTATTCGCGAAGGTGACCGCCGACATCGCGCGCATCGTGCCGAACCCGGAATTCGGTGACACCGATGTGCGGTTCGTCCTTGAGCACGTGATCGAGGAGTACGCCCGCCACGTCGGCCACGCGGATCTCCTCCGCGAGGCCATCGATGGCGTCACTGGCGAGTAG
- a CDS encoding class I SAM-dependent methyltransferase, translating to MSGADYTVSVEFYDLLQAETDRRLAIRRFAEAARHARHGILDVGAGTGIVTETLLTASAAPIHAVEPAAPMRAALLSRLAGLGADQRARVTLHPEPIERAGLEEVADLAIASNIIACLDPATRRSTWQAVSRALLPGGLLLFDPPPTELPTGREKVGRLGPVRVGPDLYGADITREPDAGIVRMVFTYHVERDGRVLRQQRETFELWTASASQIGAELEAQGLQVVHAPSPDLLAARRPAR from the coding sequence ATGTCCGGCGCCGACTACACGGTCTCTGTCGAGTTCTACGATCTGCTCCAGGCCGAAACCGACCGCCGTTTGGCAATACGGCGCTTCGCCGAGGCGGCCCGCCACGCCCGGCACGGGATCCTCGATGTCGGTGCGGGTACCGGGATCGTCACCGAGACCCTGCTGACCGCCTCCGCCGCGCCGATCCACGCCGTCGAGCCGGCGGCCCCGATGCGCGCGGCCCTGCTGTCCCGACTGGCTGGTCTGGGCGCTGACCAGCGTGCCCGCGTCACCCTTCACCCCGAGCCCATCGAGAGAGCCGGACTCGAGGAGGTAGCAGACCTGGCCATCGCCTCCAACATCATCGCCTGCCTCGACCCCGCCACCCGACGCTCCACCTGGCAGGCCGTCAGCCGCGCGCTCCTGCCCGGCGGGCTACTGCTCTTCGACCCTCCGCCCACCGAACTGCCGACCGGGCGCGAGAAGGTGGGACGACTCGGGCCGGTCCGGGTGGGCCCGGACCTCTACGGCGCGGACATCACCCGAGAACCCGATGCGGGGATCGTGCGGATGGTCTTCACCTATCACGTCGAACGAGACGGACGGGTATTGCGCCAGCAGCGGGAGACATTCGAACTGTGGACGGCCAGCGCTTCTCAGATCGGCGCAGAACTCGAGGCACAGGGCCTGCAAGTCGTGCACGCCCCCAGCCCCGATCTTCTGGCCGCGCGCCGTCCCGCACGTTGA
- a CDS encoding DUF6131 family protein, which translates to MIALGIILLVIGLLMRISGLWTIGVILAVVGPVIWVMGSVDRAVTGRRHSR; encoded by the coding sequence GTGATCGCCCTCGGCATCATCCTGCTCGTCATCGGTCTCCTCATGCGCATTTCGGGTCTGTGGACCATCGGCGTCATCTTGGCCGTGGTCGGCCCAGTAATTTGGGTCATGGGGTCCGTGGATCGCGCTGTCACCGGCCGACGCCACAGTCGGTGA
- a CDS encoding cation diffusion facilitator family transporter: MSDAQQRSDPDEDSRTAVTVYVALGANLVIALAKLLGGLFSHSPALLSEAAHSVADSLNEVFLLASLKRSTRPADAKHPFGYGKERYFWSLLAAVGIFVMGGCFSFFQGIEALRSGGSETRTGYVVVLAVLGVALLAEGSSLVRALVQIRGNARKASRGMVREIRAGDDPALRTVLAEDSTACLGVVFAIAGVGLHMLTDNIAYEAWASILIGALLVFVAFQLASQSREQLIGEAADPVLRREIHEFLDEQREIDTVSTLLTMRLGTRSTLVAVRVDLVGGMDSEDVEEVLVRIKSDMTHRWPLADQVFLDVTEATAKDRARAAGERRELDATVEAQEARERGGGEDTGHQE; encoded by the coding sequence ATGTCTGACGCCCAGCAGCGAAGTGATCCGGACGAGGACAGCAGGACGGCTGTCACCGTCTATGTCGCCCTCGGCGCCAATCTCGTCATCGCGCTGGCCAAACTGCTCGGTGGGCTCTTCTCGCACTCGCCCGCCCTGCTGTCCGAGGCGGCGCACTCGGTGGCCGACAGCCTCAACGAGGTCTTCCTGCTGGCCTCGCTCAAGCGCAGCACCCGCCCCGCGGACGCCAAACATCCCTTCGGATATGGCAAGGAACGCTATTTCTGGTCCTTGCTCGCTGCCGTCGGCATCTTTGTGATGGGCGGCTGCTTCTCCTTCTTCCAGGGGATCGAGGCATTGCGTTCAGGCGGCTCCGAGACACGCACCGGCTACGTCGTGGTTCTCGCCGTGCTCGGCGTCGCGCTCCTCGCGGAGGGATCCTCGTTGGTGAGGGCTCTGGTTCAGATCCGCGGCAATGCCCGAAAGGCCTCGCGCGGCATGGTGCGCGAGATCCGCGCGGGCGACGACCCGGCCTTGCGGACCGTGCTCGCCGAGGACTCCACCGCCTGCCTGGGTGTCGTGTTCGCCATCGCCGGCGTGGGCCTGCACATGCTCACCGACAACATCGCCTACGAAGCCTGGGCCTCGATCCTCATCGGCGCCTTGCTCGTCTTCGTCGCGTTCCAGCTGGCAAGCCAGTCGCGCGAGCAGCTGATCGGGGAGGCTGCCGACCCTGTACTGCGCCGCGAGATCCATGAGTTCCTCGACGAGCAGCGGGAGATCGATACCGTCAGCACCCTGCTGACCATGCGTCTGGGTACCCGCTCCACACTTGTCGCCGTCCGTGTCGACCTGGTCGGCGGTATGGACAGCGAGGATGTCGAAGAAGTGCTCGTCCGCATCAAGTCGGACATGACGCACCGGTGGCCTCTCGCCGACCAGGTCTTCCTGGACGTCACCGAGGCCACTGCGAAGGACCGTGCCCGTGCCGCCGGTGAACGGCGTGAGCTGGATGCGACAGTCGAGGCGCAGGAGGCACGGGAGCGAGGCGGGGGCGAAGACACGGGACATCAGGAGTGA
- a CDS encoding complex I subunit 5 family protein, which produces MTAAQLLPLIVATPLLGAALLVAAGRRLPRFAAEVLGFVFSTGAAVWAVTLLVLSPSAGSRAVEWMGGWRPRDGVSVGIVLVGDRVGVGLAALTSVLVVAALAYSWRYFDEPPHQHAGSFPALILLFQAGMCGFVLTGDLFNAFVFFELMGVVAYALTGYRVEEARAVQGALTFGLINSLGGYTTLFGIGLLYARTGELGLAQIGGRLDTHPNDGRPDVLVLAAFVLVLTGLLVKAAAVPFHFWLPDAHAVAPTPVCILLSGVMVELGVYGTARVYWTAFAGPGGIPGPDVHRALLTLGVLTALVGAVMCWQQRHLKRLLAFSSVSHTGLFLIGISVLSPEGLGGTILYVLAHAGAKAALFACAGILLDRFSSVDEHELHGRARQLPLVGVLFAAGGLALAGLPPFGTGLGKAVSEEAAGWWPTTVFVAASALTGGAVLRASARIFLGWGPHPSGNLETTSGKDEEPETRGPLRRIPDTMLAVPVALMAGALAVGVVPELWPAVGQAADAFTDHAAYTAAVLGTAETTPPPATPAPHWTGVRVTLGLLSSALALALAWTAVRRPATDEPARWAAPLHRLQSGHVGDYVAFTLAGIALLTALLW; this is translated from the coding sequence GTGACAGCCGCGCAACTCCTGCCCCTGATCGTGGCCACCCCGCTCCTCGGCGCGGCACTTCTGGTCGCGGCGGGCCGACGGCTGCCCAGGTTCGCCGCCGAGGTTCTGGGCTTCGTCTTCTCCACGGGCGCTGCCGTGTGGGCCGTCACCCTCCTCGTACTGTCGCCGTCGGCGGGCTCACGTGCAGTCGAGTGGATGGGCGGATGGCGGCCCCGCGACGGCGTGAGCGTGGGGATCGTGCTCGTCGGCGACCGGGTCGGCGTCGGACTCGCCGCTCTCACCTCCGTCCTGGTAGTTGCCGCTCTCGCCTACTCCTGGCGGTACTTCGACGAACCACCGCACCAGCACGCGGGCTCGTTCCCCGCCCTCATCCTGCTGTTCCAGGCCGGCATGTGCGGCTTCGTCCTTACCGGTGACCTTTTCAACGCCTTCGTCTTCTTCGAACTCATGGGCGTCGTCGCCTACGCCCTCACCGGCTACCGGGTGGAGGAAGCCCGGGCGGTTCAGGGCGCGTTGACGTTCGGCCTCATCAATTCACTGGGCGGCTACACCACACTGTTCGGCATCGGCCTGCTCTACGCACGCACCGGTGAGCTCGGCCTCGCGCAGATCGGCGGACGTCTCGACACGCACCCGAACGACGGACGCCCTGACGTGCTGGTCCTGGCCGCCTTCGTCCTGGTCCTCACCGGTCTCCTCGTCAAGGCGGCGGCCGTCCCGTTCCACTTCTGGCTTCCCGACGCGCACGCCGTGGCCCCGACGCCCGTCTGCATCCTGCTGTCGGGAGTCATGGTCGAGCTCGGCGTCTACGGCACGGCACGTGTCTACTGGACCGCCTTCGCCGGCCCCGGCGGCATCCCGGGGCCCGACGTGCACCGCGCCCTGCTCACCCTCGGCGTGCTCACCGCCCTCGTGGGTGCCGTGATGTGCTGGCAGCAACGCCACCTGAAGCGGCTGCTCGCGTTCTCCAGCGTCTCCCACACGGGCCTCTTCCTCATCGGCATCTCGGTCCTCAGCCCGGAAGGCCTCGGCGGCACCATCCTCTACGTCCTCGCCCACGCGGGAGCGAAGGCCGCGCTCTTCGCCTGCGCGGGCATCCTCCTCGACCGATTCAGCAGCGTCGACGAACACGAACTCCACGGCCGGGCACGCCAACTCCCCCTGGTCGGCGTGCTTTTCGCGGCGGGCGGGCTAGCTCTCGCCGGGCTGCCGCCCTTCGGTACGGGCCTGGGCAAAGCCGTGTCCGAGGAGGCCGCGGGGTGGTGGCCGACCACCGTCTTCGTGGCCGCCTCGGCACTCACAGGAGGAGCCGTCCTACGTGCCTCCGCGCGAATCTTCCTGGGCTGGGGCCCCCATCCCTCCGGCAACCTGGAGACCACGTCAGGCAAGGACGAGGAGCCGGAGACACGCGGCCCGCTGAGGCGCATCCCGGACACGATGCTCGCCGTACCCGTAGCGCTCATGGCAGGTGCGCTGGCCGTGGGGGTGGTGCCAGAACTGTGGCCGGCCGTGGGCCAGGCGGCCGACGCATTCACCGATCACGCCGCATACACGGCCGCTGTACTTGGGACGGCAGAAACGACGCCGCCCCCGGCCACACCCGCACCCCACTGGACGGGAGTCCGGGTCACCCTGGGCCTTCTCTCCTCGGCCCTGGCGCTCGCCCTCGCCTGGACGGCGGTGCGCCGGCCCGCGACGGACGAACCGGCGCGCTGGGCCGCGCCCCTCCACCGTCTCCAGTCGGGCCACGTCGGCGACTACGTCGCGTTCACACTGGCGGGCATCGCGCTGCTGACGGCGCTCCTCTGGTAG
- a CDS encoding sodium:proton antiporter, protein MSVLPYLAAGWIFLVGCYGLATSRNLIHAVGCLSVCQSSTYVLLLAVGYRRNGTAPVFSDITPGSRPVVDPVVQALALTDVVVGATVTALLLALVIQTAKRHGTVDPDELSELRG, encoded by the coding sequence ATGAGCGTGCTTCCGTATCTGGCCGCCGGATGGATCTTCCTCGTCGGCTGCTACGGGCTGGCCACGAGCCGCAATCTGATCCACGCGGTGGGCTGCCTGTCCGTGTGCCAGAGCTCGACGTACGTGCTGCTGCTCGCCGTGGGCTACCGCCGAAACGGAACCGCCCCCGTCTTCTCCGACATCACCCCTGGCTCCCGCCCCGTCGTCGACCCGGTCGTCCAGGCTCTCGCCCTCACCGACGTCGTCGTGGGCGCCACGGTCACCGCACTGCTGCTCGCCCTCGTCATCCAGACCGCCAAACGGCACGGCACCGTCGACCCGGACGAACTGTCGGAGCTCCGAGGGTGA
- a CDS encoding MnhB domain-containing protein produces MSRKVRLWLLAVGSIGVAVLLACAAFDLPGFGGTSHPYGERAVRSALARHTANVISSVNFDQRAFDTLGEESILFAAVLGTVVLLRETRDEHSEPPETVQVDPHVRRYALIALPVTLLIGLYVIAHGQLSPGGGFQGGVIVATALHLLYIAIDYKALERIRPAAAYAIADAAGEAAYVLLGTAGLLAGSAFLANFLPYGTFNTLSSGGTVPLLNAAIGVEVASAIVVLLARFLDQALEIEGGGSGETGSQDEEAKRS; encoded by the coding sequence GTGAGCAGGAAGGTACGGCTGTGGCTGTTGGCGGTGGGGAGCATCGGCGTGGCCGTCCTCCTCGCCTGCGCAGCTTTCGACCTGCCCGGCTTCGGCGGCACTTCGCACCCGTACGGCGAGCGCGCGGTCCGAAGTGCCCTTGCCCGGCACACCGCCAACGTCATCTCCTCCGTCAACTTCGACCAGCGTGCCTTCGACACCCTCGGCGAGGAGTCCATCCTGTTCGCCGCCGTCCTTGGCACCGTCGTCCTGCTCCGCGAAACCCGCGACGAGCACAGCGAACCGCCCGAGACGGTCCAGGTCGATCCACACGTACGTCGCTACGCGCTGATCGCCCTGCCCGTCACTCTGCTCATCGGCCTCTACGTCATCGCGCACGGCCAGCTCAGCCCAGGCGGCGGCTTCCAGGGCGGCGTCATCGTGGCGACCGCGCTGCACCTCCTGTACATCGCCATCGACTACAAGGCACTCGAGCGCATCAGACCGGCCGCCGCGTACGCCATCGCGGATGCCGCGGGCGAGGCCGCGTACGTTCTCCTCGGCACGGCAGGACTCCTCGCCGGGTCGGCGTTCCTCGCCAACTTCCTGCCGTACGGGACGTTCAACACCCTCTCCTCCGGCGGCACCGTCCCGCTCCTCAACGCCGCGATCGGCGTGGAGGTGGCCAGCGCGATCGTCGTGCTTCTCGCCCGGTTCCTTGACCAGGCCCTGGAGATCGAGGGCGGCGGGTCGGGCGAGACGGGGTCACAGGACGAGGAGGCGAAACGGTCATGA
- a CDS encoding DUF4040 domain-containing protein — MADLLVVLTLALVVAAATAAVLTQDPARQALVLALLGLALAVLFTVLQSPDVALSQLAVGSALTPLMLLLAVRKVRGRRGGRKREPT; from the coding sequence ATGGCTGATCTGCTGGTCGTCCTGACCCTCGCGCTCGTCGTCGCCGCCGCGACCGCCGCCGTCCTCACCCAGGACCCGGCCCGTCAGGCACTCGTGCTGGCTCTACTCGGGCTCGCGCTCGCCGTCCTGTTCACCGTACTGCAGTCTCCGGATGTGGCCCTCTCGCAGCTCGCGGTCGGCTCCGCGCTGACGCCGCTGATGCTCCTGCTCGCCGTCCGCAAAGTGCGTGGCCGTCGCGGCGGGCGGAAGAGGGAGCCCACGTGA
- a CDS encoding MrpF/PhaF family protein yields MNGWLLAAAVVLAVGVAPALWGATTGPLRRRVVAQNLATLLVCLVMLLLAQGYARPSYIDLGLVLAVLGPAGTLVYARLLADELAADPPTARVTSAMTVLSAAAPPLVVLPLCVATGPERSLVKLLVIGALLTAGNTISGWAVSGKSSLPREAHDG; encoded by the coding sequence GTGAACGGCTGGCTCCTCGCGGCCGCAGTAGTGCTGGCAGTCGGCGTTGCCCCGGCCCTCTGGGGCGCGACCACCGGCCCTCTCCGGCGCCGGGTCGTCGCACAGAACCTCGCGACCCTCCTCGTGTGCCTGGTCATGCTGCTGCTCGCCCAGGGCTACGCCCGCCCCTCGTACATCGACCTCGGCCTGGTCCTGGCGGTCCTGGGACCGGCCGGCACGCTCGTCTACGCTCGTCTGCTCGCCGACGAACTGGCGGCCGATCCGCCCACCGCCCGGGTGACAAGCGCCATGACGGTCCTGTCGGCGGCGGCCCCGCCGCTCGTCGTCCTGCCGCTCTGCGTGGCGACAGGCCCGGAACGGTCCCTCGTGAAACTGCTGGTCATCGGGGCGCTGCTGACTGCTGGAAACACGATCTCCGGCTGGGCAGTGTCGGGCAAGTCGTCCCTCCCACGGGAGGCACATGATGGCTGA
- a CDS encoding DUF1206 domain-containing protein: MICIGVVQTALAGGSSGSRPGDETSKEYTARVLDWPGGRVLVGAFGGVLAIVGVVTPVRSLMRKFEKNLRAGEMSPAARRVVAAVTGLFVLLAAVRFDPSQAKGPDETLRSFATTPAGPVLLIAAAVGLVLFGLYSFCEAHWRKAAEHGTPAEQPTEAAGSGTRASAP, from the coding sequence GTGATCTGTATCGGTGTGGTGCAGACGGCGCTGGCCGGTGGTTCCTCCGGCAGTCGCCCCGGCGACGAGACATCGAAGGAGTACACCGCGAGGGTGCTGGACTGGCCGGGCGGGCGGGTACTTGTCGGCGCGTTCGGAGGCGTCCTGGCCATCGTGGGCGTGGTGACACCGGTGCGCAGTCTGATGCGCAAGTTTGAGAAGAATCTCCGGGCGGGGGAGATGAGCCCGGCGGCGCGGCGGGTCGTCGCGGCGGTGACTGGCCTGTTCGTCCTGCTGGCCGCGGTGCGGTTCGACCCCAGCCAGGCCAAGGGCCCGGACGAGACGTTGCGTTCGTTCGCCACTACGCCTGCCGGGCCCGTACTGCTGATCGCCGCGGCGGTGGGCCTCGTACTGTTCGGCCTGTACTCGTTCTGCGAAGCCCACTGGCGCAAAGCCGCTGAGCACGGGACTCCGGCAGAACAGCCGACCGAGGCTGCGGGCTCGGGGACACGGGCCAGTGCGCCCTAG
- a CDS encoding YhjD/YihY/BrkB family envelope integrity protein, which yields MRRVRAGRRWVHVGNLDLWQRSLGFAALGFLTLVPLLIVVSAADPASGRGFAKWLGDGLGVTEAARGDIERLFALPGQTLRTTTAFGLAVLAVFGLSFGAAVQSGYEKVWDLPPACWWARWRHVVWLAVLIGFLFLSAITPLWQAAPARGVITVLSGTLFFWWSQRMLLGGRVSWVALLPGAVTTMAGQLGLRVFSRLVFSPLIASSAVTYGPIGTVLVVQSWLVGVGVVVLGGALAGRLLQDELPRVAHALKRRR from the coding sequence ATGCGCCGTGTGCGGGCCGGGCGTCGGTGGGTTCACGTCGGCAACCTCGACCTGTGGCAGCGTTCGCTGGGCTTCGCGGCGCTCGGGTTCCTGACACTGGTGCCCCTGTTGATCGTCGTGTCCGCGGCGGATCCGGCGAGCGGGCGGGGGTTCGCGAAGTGGCTGGGGGACGGGCTCGGCGTAACAGAGGCAGCCAGGGGGGACATCGAGCGGTTGTTCGCTCTGCCGGGCCAGACATTGCGGACCACGACGGCGTTCGGCCTTGCCGTGCTCGCCGTGTTCGGTCTGTCGTTCGGGGCGGCGGTGCAGAGCGGCTACGAGAAGGTCTGGGATCTGCCCCCGGCCTGCTGGTGGGCCAGGTGGCGGCACGTGGTGTGGCTCGCTGTCCTCATCGGATTCCTCTTCCTGTCTGCGATCACACCGCTGTGGCAGGCGGCTCCGGCCCGCGGGGTGATCACGGTGCTGAGTGGCACTTTGTTCTTCTGGTGGTCCCAGCGGATGCTGCTCGGCGGCCGCGTCTCCTGGGTCGCCCTGTTGCCCGGGGCGGTGACCACCATGGCCGGGCAGCTCGGCCTCCGAGTCTTCTCCCGGCTCGTTTTCTCACCGCTGATCGCATCGAGCGCCGTCACCTACGGCCCGATCGGAACCGTCCTGGTCGTCCAGTCCTGGCTGGTCGGCGTCGGAGTCGTCGTGCTCGGTGGTGCGCTGGCCGGTCGTCTTCTTCAAGATGAGCTCCCCCGCGTGGCCCATGCACTGAAACGGCGAAGATGA
- a CDS encoding DUF6131 family protein, translating to MIILGVILLIIGFVANIAILWTIGIILVAIGAIFFLLGALGHAVGGRRHYW from the coding sequence ATGATCATCCTAGGCGTTATCTTGCTCATCATCGGCTTCGTCGCGAACATCGCGATCTTGTGGACGATCGGCATCATCCTCGTCGCGATCGGAGCCATCTTCTTCCTTCTCGGCGCCCTGGGACACGCGGTCGGAGGTCGGCGACATTACTGGTAG
- a CDS encoding RNA-guided endonuclease InsQ/TnpB family protein: protein MKLVVRVKLLPTPVQAAALEATLHACNEAATWAASVAFEKEARRPLELRKHTYAEIRFRWGLGAQAAQHAIKKTCDAYTTLKANLRNGRNGRPGTRRHVRASGKPVAFRPQAAQSYDDRMLSWQHQARTVSIWTTAGRLKGVAYTGQAGQLEVLAAHRKGESDLVCQDGKWFLIATCEIAEGDLNTHPAGFLGVDLGIVNVAATSDGERHCGRQVNRKREEDRNLRSKLQQKNTKSARRRAKRHAGKEARRAKDINHKISKRIVAEAERTGRGIALEVLTGIRERARLRKPQRTTLHSWPFAQLGSFIAYKAKRAGVPVVYVDPAYTSQECSQCHHTARGNRPAQAVFSCRVCGFVDHADHNASHNIAHRGWMAWVCGAQSMAPELTLIA from the coding sequence GTGAAGCTGGTGGTGCGGGTGAAGCTGCTGCCGACGCCCGTACAGGCGGCGGCACTTGAGGCGACCCTGCATGCTTGCAACGAGGCCGCCACGTGGGCCGCGTCCGTCGCGTTCGAGAAAGAGGCGCGACGTCCGCTTGAGCTCCGCAAGCACACCTATGCCGAGATCCGCTTCCGGTGGGGGCTTGGCGCGCAGGCCGCCCAGCACGCGATCAAGAAGACCTGCGACGCCTACACCACCTTGAAGGCGAACCTGCGTAACGGCCGGAACGGACGGCCCGGGACCAGGCGGCATGTCCGGGCCTCGGGCAAGCCGGTCGCCTTCCGGCCCCAGGCGGCGCAGTCTTACGACGACCGGATGCTGTCCTGGCAGCACCAGGCACGCACCGTGTCGATCTGGACCACCGCGGGCCGGCTCAAGGGCGTGGCGTACACGGGGCAGGCCGGGCAGCTGGAGGTCCTGGCCGCGCACCGCAAGGGTGAGTCCGACCTGGTGTGCCAGGACGGGAAGTGGTTCCTGATCGCGACGTGCGAGATCGCCGAGGGGGATCTGAACACTCATCCGGCCGGGTTCCTCGGGGTGGATCTGGGGATCGTGAACGTCGCCGCCACCTCCGATGGCGAGCGCCACTGCGGCAGGCAGGTCAACCGCAAGCGGGAAGAGGACCGCAACCTGCGGTCCAAGCTGCAGCAGAAGAACACCAAGTCCGCCAGAAGGCGGGCGAAGAGGCATGCGGGCAAGGAAGCCCGGCGCGCCAAGGACATCAACCACAAGATCAGCAAGCGGATCGTGGCGGAGGCTGAACGCACCGGTCGCGGGATCGCCCTGGAGGTACTCACGGGCATCCGCGAGCGGGCACGGCTGAGAAAGCCCCAACGCACCACGCTCCACTCCTGGCCCTTCGCGCAACTCGGCTCTTTCATCGCCTACAAAGCGAAGCGGGCCGGGGTGCCGGTCGTGTACGTCGATCCGGCCTACACCAGCCAGGAATGCTCGCAATGCCATCACACCGCACGCGGCAACCGGCCCGCCCAGGCCGTCTTCTCGTGCCGGGTCTGCGGATTCGTTGATCACGCAGACCACAACGCGTCCCACAACATCGCCCACCGCGGCTGGATGGCGTGGGTCTGCGGGGCCCAGTCAATGGCCCCCGAACTCACCCTCATCGCGTGA
- a CDS encoding IS5 family transposase: MKREPYLSDLSDEQWALIEPMITAWKRDRVARSATGDPGSCDLREVVNAIFYQNRTGCQWRLLPHDFPAWSAVLYYFTLWREGGLDQRIQELLRCQVREKARRLEDPSLVIIDTQSVRAAAGVPKTTTGLDANKKVSGRKRGLAVDVLGLVIGVVVLAASAHDNAAGTALLDQAAERCGNRLEKALVDQGFKDQVIIHGALLDIDVEVVRRNPDGQGIGFVPQPKRWIVEQVNGTLMLHRRLAREYDHRTDTSTSRVYWASIANMTRRLTTPSPAWRDTLELAA; the protein is encoded by the coding sequence GTGAAGAGAGAGCCGTACCTCAGCGACTTATCGGACGAGCAGTGGGCGTTGATCGAACCGATGATCACGGCCTGGAAGCGGGACCGGGTGGCCCGGTCGGCGACCGGAGATCCCGGGTCTTGTGACCTGAGGGAGGTCGTGAACGCGATCTTCTATCAGAACCGGACGGGCTGCCAGTGGCGCCTCCTTCCGCATGACTTCCCGGCCTGGTCAGCGGTGTTGTACTACTTCACGCTGTGGCGCGAGGGCGGGCTCGACCAGCGGATTCAGGAACTCCTGCGCTGCCAGGTACGGGAGAAGGCCCGCCGGTTAGAGGACCCGTCCCTCGTGATCATCGACACCCAGTCCGTGCGCGCGGCCGCGGGTGTCCCGAAGACCACGACGGGGCTGGACGCGAACAAGAAGGTGTCGGGGCGCAAGCGGGGGCTGGCCGTGGATGTGCTGGGGCTGGTCATCGGCGTCGTGGTGCTGGCCGCGTCCGCCCACGACAACGCCGCCGGCACCGCCCTGCTTGACCAGGCCGCCGAGCGGTGCGGGAACCGGTTGGAGAAGGCCCTGGTGGACCAGGGCTTCAAGGACCAGGTCATCATCCACGGGGCCCTGTTGGACATCGACGTCGAGGTCGTCCGCCGCAATCCCGACGGCCAGGGCATAGGCTTCGTTCCACAGCCGAAGCGGTGGATTGTGGAGCAGGTCAACGGCACGTTGATGCTGCACCGGCGCCTGGCCCGCGAGTACGACCACCGCACCGACACCTCCACCTCGCGCGTCTACTGGGCCTCCATCGCGAACATGACCCGCCGCCTCACCACACCGAGTCCGGCCTGGCGCGACACCCTCGAGCTGGCCGCATGA
- a CDS encoding GNAT family N-acetyltransferase — MDTYLETERLTLRRFTTDDADLLIELDSDAAVMRYLTGGSPTAPEIVRERHLPNIIGGYERWRGDLGLFAAYEKDGGAFIGWFCLRPEPQGPLDEVELGYRLRQAAWGKGYATEGSRALLGKAFTGLGVRMVWAETMAVNHASRNIMEKLEMTLADTIPTPPDMKMVEGSEHGGVRYEITKEQWEQQ; from the coding sequence GTGGACACCTACCTGGAGACTGAGCGCCTGACCCTGCGTCGCTTCACCACCGACGACGCGGACTTGCTGATCGAGTTGGACAGCGACGCCGCGGTGATGCGCTATCTGACCGGGGGTAGTCCGACCGCCCCGGAGATTGTCCGCGAGCGCCACCTGCCAAACATCATCGGCGGCTACGAGAGATGGCGCGGCGATCTTGGACTGTTCGCCGCGTACGAGAAGGACGGCGGCGCGTTCATCGGCTGGTTCTGCCTGCGTCCCGAGCCGCAGGGCCCGCTGGACGAGGTCGAACTCGGCTACCGGCTGCGGCAGGCGGCTTGGGGTAAGGGTTATGCCACCGAAGGCTCGCGGGCTTTGCTGGGCAAGGCGTTCACAGGGCTCGGTGTGCGCATGGTCTGGGCTGAGACGATGGCCGTGAACCACGCCTCGCGCAACATCATGGAGAAGCTCGAAATGACGCTCGCGGACACCATCCCCACTCCCCCCGACATGAAGATGGTCGAGGGCTCCGAGCACGGGGGCGTGCGGTACGAGATCACCAAGGAACAGTGGGAGCAGCAGTAG